DNA sequence from the Planctomycetia bacterium genome:
TCCGTAAAAGTCGATGGAGAGTCTACGTCCCAACGCGTGGTATTTGACGGATCACGATGGAAAATCGTCTGGTCGCATGTCTGGGATTCGCACCTCAGCTCTTTGGGAATCACGCGACCGAACCGAATAACTATTCTTGTTGATCACGGCACCTTTGAACGCAGGGACTTCCATACAGCGAGGGTCCTTCTTCAGAACCCGCTGAAAGTTCCTCTGTGGGCAACAATACGTCTTCGCTCTAATATCATGGAAGCGCCATTGGTAGATACGCTGCTGTATGACATAAAACCTGGTGAAACTAAGTCGACGACGGAAAAGTTTAGAGCGGAAGTGGTTTTCCGAGAGCTGTGGGAGGATCGCACCTGGTCTATTGACTGGGAGCTGAAAGCCAAAGGTTTTGATCTCAACGAACTTATGGAAGTAGACCTCATCGTCAATGATGAGGATTTTGCTCGCTATACAACTATCCCTAAAAACGCGCGGCTCGTAAAAAGAAGCGTCCGGTCGAACTGAAGAGTCTCTTCGAAAGCGACTAGGCGAGCACTGAGTACCTGCTGAGATCAGGGCCGGCGCGCACTCTGGGTAATTTGGGCTGGCGCGGCAAGCCTGTGTTTGCGATGATCGGCTTCGTCAGGAGTTCCCCTCGAAGCCTTCGTTGGAGATACAGTTGTGGCAACGGATACCAATGCCGTTCTGGACATGGATGTCAAAAGCATTCTGGAGGAGTTTACCGACCTGCCGGATCCTCGATCGCACATCAACCGCCTGCACCTTCTTGGGGACCTGGTGGTCATCTGCATCATGGCGGTCATCGCAGGCGAGGAAGGGCCGCGGGCGATAGGGCTGTGGGGGAAAAGCAATGAGGGCTGGCTGAAGGGCCGGTTGCGGTTACCGAATGGAGTTCCGGCACACGACACAATCGGGCGGGTGCTGATGGCGCTGAAGCCGGCCGCCTTTCAGGCTTGTTTTGAGAACTGGATCCGCCGGCTGGCCGCGAACCGCGAGGGCAAGGAGCGGGAGATTATCGCCATCGATGGCAAGTCCCTGCGTCGCAGCCATGACCGAGCGGCCGGGCTTGGCCCGCTGTGCGTGGTCAGTGCGTGGGCGGTTCGCAGCGGCATCAGTCTGGGCCAGTTGGCCACAGAGCAGAAGTCGAACGAAATCAGCTTCATTCCCGAGCTTTTGGACGCAATCGATGTCAAGGGGTCGATCGTCACGATCGACGCTGCAGGGTGCCAGAAAGCGATCGCGGCCAAGATCATCGAGGTCGGCGGAGATTACGTCCTGACACTGAAAGGCAACCAGGAAGCGCTGCACGAAGCTGTCGTGGAGTGCTTCGACGCGCACGTGGAAAACGACTTCTCCTCCCCGGGGCTCCGCACGCACACCGAGACGCTCAACGGGCACGGGCGAACGGACGAGATCACCTACTGCCAGATGTCGGTTCCTGCCGATCTGCCGGGCAAGCAACACTGGAAGGGGATGAGAACGATCGGCGTAGCCATCCGGACGAGCACGCAAGCGGACAAGACGACCCTCGACGTTCGGTACTCCATCAGCTCACTTCGCATCGGTATCAAACAGTTCGCAGCAAGCGTCCGAGGGCATTGGGGCATCGAGAACACATTGCATTGGTGTCTGGACGTTACCTTCAGGGAGGACGAAAGTCGTGTCCGTAATCGCATCTTGGCTGACAATATTGCCTGGCTGAAACGCTTCGCGATCAGCCTGCTGAAGCAGGTCAACGACACGGAGAGCATCGCCATGCGGCGAAGGATGGCCGGCTGGAATCCCGCCTACCTCTTCAAAGTCCTGCAAATCCCAGCGTAAAGTGTGCGTCGGCCCTGCGGACAAGCCCTGGGAGATGGGGCCAAAACATGGGCAAAGCGTCGATTGGATCAATCATATCGAATGGTCGCCGACGCTCGGGCGCCGGAAACGTGGTCGATCATCCGCTGGATCAGCCCACGGGCCGTGGCGTCGGCCCCATACAGCCGCAGCGCCGCCTCCCACTTCAGCCGCTCCTCCGACATGGCGCTGTCGCGGCCGCGGATCTCCCGGCGAATCGCGTCGCGGGCCCAGGCGAACATCGCCGCGGCCCGCGCCACGCGAGCGTGTGCGGGCAGCGCGTCCTGGGCGGCGCGGAAGCGGGCTTCGAGCGAAGACGCCGTGGCAACCATGGGCCCTTCGTACGGCAACCCGCGGCGCCGCGGAACCCGGCGGACCGCCGACTTCGTTCAGCCGATCGTGATCGGCTCTCCAACCGCCGGTGCCTTCGCGGCGGCGAGCCCCGCGGACTCGACCCGCCGGGCCCAGGCTATGGCGTCCTGCTCGATCGGCGGCCAGGTGCCGTAATGGCTCGGCAGCGCGAGCTTGGGCTTGAGGAGCCGGACCGCCTCGACCGCGTCGTCCGGGCCCATCGTGAACAGGTCGCCGATCGGCAGCACCGCCACGTCGAGCCCCCTCCCCTGCACCGGCCTGCCGATCCGCTCCATGTCGGAGAACAGCGCCGTGTCGCCGGCGATGAAGACGCGCACGCCCCCCACGTCGAGCAGCCAGCCGGCCGGATTGCCGCCGTACGATCCATCCGGCAGGCTCGACGAGTGGTGGGCGATCTCCATCTTCGCCCGGCCGCCGGGCACGGCGACGCTGCCGCCGAGGTTCATCGGCTGCACGCGGTCCACCCCCTGCTTCCCCAGCCACTGGGCGATCTCCCAGTTGCAGAACACCTGCGCCCGCGTCCGCGTCGCGATCGCCACGAGATCGGCGACGTGATCGAAGTGGCCGTGCGTCACGAGAATCGCGTCGCAGGCGACGTCGTGCGCCTTCATGCAGGCCGTCGGGCACTCGTCGAAGAACGGGTCGACGAGCAGCGTTCCCTGCCCCGTGTCGACGAGCCAGGTGGCGTGTCCGGTCCAGGTGAGATTGATCGGCATCGGGAAAGGCTCCGGGAGATGGAAAGGCAACGCGGTTCGCTGAGGACGGCGGGGGCCGGGGCTGGCCGGACGCGACGATTATAGGAACGTCGTCAGGGGTCGCGGCCCGATGCCAACGGCTCGGGGCAGGCACCGGCCGCGGCGAGCCTGCGGGCGATGGCCGCGGCGAGGATCTGCAGCTGCACGAGTTGGCCGACCGCATGCTCGTCCACCCGCGGCAGGAGAATGGTCACGGGCGGCCGGCTTGCCTCGCCGGCCGCCGCGTCGGGCCCGGCCGCACTCGCGACATCGGGCCAGGGGCGGCCGACCAATGCATCGAGGCCGTCGGCATCGTGACACAAGGCTCCGACCGCGGGCACGACGAGCGGGTCGCGGCGGGGTGCGCCAACCGCGAGATGCATGTCGAGCATTCCCCCCGCCCCGCCGGCAACGCCGCGCTGCACGCACGCGTCGTGCCACCGGCTGACCGCCTCCAGCCGCGTGCCCGGTGTTGCGATCATCTGCACGTGCATCCCGCGGCCGGCCGCGAGATGCAGACCAGCGGCAATCTGGAGCACGGGATTGACCTCGGCCGGCGCCTCGCGAAACCGGCGCGTGACCGCCGCCGCCCCCTCCAGGAACCGCACGACGTCGATCCCCGCGATCGCCGCCGGCAGGAGGCCGGCCGCAGTGAACACGAGACAGGCCTCCGGCAGCGCGGGGTCGATCGCGAACGCGTGGCGGCAGCCGACCGCCCGACCGACCGCTGCGAGCCGGCTCGACCGGGCCGCGATCGGGATCAGCCGTTCCGCACGCCGGCTGGCATCTCCTCCGCGGGTCTCGTCGAGCGCCGCCAGAAAGAGCCGCGTCGTCAGCGCCGTCGATGGCGTCGATGCAGCGGCACCGCGATCGGCGACGAGCAGCGCCCAGCGCTCGAGCAGGTCGTCGCTCCGCGGCCGTCCCGCCGGCGCGACGAGATCGAGCAGCCCCTGCACGAGGTCGTTGTCGAACGCGGCGCCGGTGAACGACAGCCTCGGCCGGCCGCCGCGTTCGCCGCGCGCAAGTTCGTTGTGCAGGGGATGGCAGCAGGTCTCGAAGAGCAGCCGCGGCCCGTGGAAACAGCCGCCGGCACCGATCACGATCAGGCGATCGACCTCGTCCCGGATCCGGTGGGCCGCCTGAAGAATCGCATACAGGTCGCTCTGCGGTCGGCAGGTCATGTAGTCGCCGAGCAGCCGGTCGGGGAGATCGAGGCCCGCGGTCTCGGCTCCGGCCCGTTCCCCGGCATCGTCGCCGCTGGCCGGGCGGGGCCGGTCAAGGGTGGCCAGCAGGGCGGCCAGCAGGGCGGCGAGCAGGTCGGCCCGGGCGGCGGCGAGCCGCGGCGCCAGCAGGGCCAGCCCGCGCGGCTCGAGGCCACCGGCAGCGAATGCCGAAGACAGGTCGACCTGCAGCGGCTCCGTGGGGGGCTTCGGCCGGATGACGCTCATGCGACGAACTGCAGGGGATCGTTCCGCCGGTCGGGATCGGGCCGGCGCGGCTGTTTTCACCGCGCCCTTGGCCGCCGGGAAAAACCGGCGAAACTGTACCGCAGCCGGCGCCGGGGCGACAACGAGCCGCCCCGCACGCGCTGCCGCGCCGGCCGCACCACCACCGGAGACTCGCCCCCGTGACCGAGCATGACCTGATCCGCGAACTCGCCGAGAAGAACAGCACGAAGATCGTCATGCTCGTGGCCGACGGCCTCGGCGGGCTGCCGCTCGAGCCGGGGGGGCGCACGGAACTGGAGACGGCCCGGACGCCGAACCTCGACCGACTCGCGGCCCGGGGCACGAGCGGCGGGAGCGTCCCCGTGCTGCCCGGCATCACGCCCGGCTCCGGCCCCGGGCACCTCGGCCTGTTCGGCTACGACCCGCTGGCGTTCAAGATCGGCCGCGGCGCGCTCGAGGCGACGGGCATCGGCTTCGAGCTCGGCCCCCACGACGTGGCGGCGCGGGGCAACTTCTGTACGCTCGACGCCGCCGGCCTGATCAGCGACCGCCGCGCCGGCCGCATTCCCTCGGAGGAGAGCTTCAAGGTCGTCGAGCGTCTCCAGGGGGTGAAGATCGACGGCGTCGAGACGTTCGTGAAGCCAGTCAAGGAGCACCGCTTCGTCGTCATCTTTCGCGGGCCGGGACTCGACGGCGGCGTCGCCGACACCGATCCGCAGGCCGTCGGCGTGGTGCCGCTCGATCCGCAGCCGGTCACCCCGGCGGCCCGGCGCACGGCCGACGTCGCCAAGGAGTTCGTCCGCCAGACGCGGGCGATCCTCGCCGACGAGAAGAAGGCCAACGGGCTCGTGCTGCGCGGCTTCGCGGCGCAGCCGGCCCTGCCCTCCTACGCCGACCTGTACGGCCTGAAGGCCGCGGCCATCGCCGTCTACCCGATGTACAAGGGGCTGGCCCGGCTCGTCGGCATGACGCTCGTCGGCAACGCCCAGTCGCTCGACGACCAGATCGCGGAGCTGGAGAAGGCCTGGCAGGACTACGACTTCTTCTTCCTGCACTTCAAGTACACCGACTCGACCGGCGAGGATGGCGCCTTCGACCAGAAGGTGAAGCGGATTGAGGAACTCGACGCCGCCATCCCGCGGATCGAGAAACTGAAGCCCGATGTCCTGATCGTGACCGGCGACCACTCGACGCCCAGCCGGCTGAAGAGCCACAGCTGGCATCCCGTCCCCACGCTGCTCGTCGCCGACACCTGCCGGCCCGATGGGCTGACGGGCTTCTCGGAGCGCGACTGCCTGCGGGGCGGGTTCGGCATCTTCCCCGCCAAGCACCTGATGCTGCTGGCGATGGCCCATGCCCTGCGGTTCGGAAAATATGGGGCCTGATGGCCCGGGCGCAGTGCCGGGAAGCGAGCCGGACCGCGCGGCCGGACCCGGACTCCGGACCGTAAGGTAGAGTCGATGACTGGGTCGCGACCGGGTTCGCGGCCCCTTCCAGGAGCGCGACGACCAGCCCATGCCCCGCACGCACGACGAGGATCTGTTCCAGAGCTCGACGATGACTCTCGGCGAGCATCTGGAGGAGTTGCGGACCTGCCTGATCCGCGCCGCGGCCGGCTTCGTCGTGGCCCTCGTCTTCGGCTTCGTCCTCGCCCGCGGCGTCGTGCACCTCATCGAGCAGCCCCTGCGCCGGTCGCTGGAGCGCTACTACGGCGCCCAGGCGATCGAACTCACGAAGCAGTGGTCCCCCGCCGAGCATGGCGGCCGGCAGCTCCCCTATTCGACGGCGGAGGTCGAGGATGCGGTGCGCCGTGGCTGGTCGTTCGAGGTCCGCGAGGTGCACGTCGACCGGTTTCCCGGCGCGACCGGCGACGGGCTGGTCCTGCCTCCCGCGCCGACCGGCATGGCCACCATGCCTGCCGCGATGACCGGCAGCGCCACCCCGACGTCCGCCGCCTTCGACGCGCCGGGACTCGCGCCCGTCGTCCTCTGGATGCCGATGACCCGCGATCCGCGGGTCAGCATCACCACGCTCAGCCAGCAGGAGGCGTTCGGCATCTGGGTGCGGACGGCCCTGCTGGTGGGGATCGTCCTCTCCAGCCCGTGGATCTTCTACCAGATCTGGACGTTCGTGGCCGCCGGCCTCTACGCCCACGAGAGGCGCTGGGTATGGATGTTTCTCCCCTTCAGCATCGGCCTGTTTCTTGCCGGCGTCTTCCTCGCCTTCTTCTTCGTCTTCGACTTCGTCCTCGACTACCTGCTGCAGTTCAACCAGTGGCTGGGGCTCGACCCCGACCCGCGCATCACCGAATGGCTGTCGTTCGTCCTCATCCTTCCCCTCGGCTTCGGGATCGGCTTCCAGCTGCCGCTGGTCATGCTCTTCCTGGAGCGGATCGGCGTCGTGGAGCGGGAGACCTACACGAGCCACTGGCGGTTCGCGGTGCTGGCGATCGCCATCGTCTCGGCCGTGCTCACGCCGGCCGACCCCTACAGCATGCTGTTCCTCGCCCTCCCCCTCTGCCTGCTGTACTTCGGCGGCATCGCCCTGTGCCGCTGGTTCGGCGCCGCCGACGCCCCGGAACGGCGTCAACTCGCCACGAAGGCGAGCCAGTAGAAGACGGAGCCCGTGACGGCCGTGCACACGAGGTCGAGGGCCGCGAGCCGGGCCATCCAGCGGTGCCGCGGACCGTGGGCTCCCGGCGCGGGCGGCCGCGGGAAACGCCGCACGGCCTCGGTCGTCACCCAGGCGAGGAGCACGAACGTGGAGACGGCGAACAGGAGATGGATGCCGAGGGCCACGAGCACGCCCGTCGGCCACCAGGCGTTCCCCCCCGGCAGCCAGGCCGCCCGGGCCCGCTCCCGCCAGTCGCTCACCAGCCGGACGTCGATCTCGAAGATCACGATCGCCGCCGCCAACGCGGCGACGATGAACAACTGCAACCGCTTGTGGACGTCGTAGCGGCCGCGGCGGACGGCGGCGATGCTCC
Encoded proteins:
- the tatC gene encoding Sec-independent protein translocase protein TatC, with the translated sequence MPRTHDEDLFQSSTMTLGEHLEELRTCLIRAAAGFVVALVFGFVLARGVVHLIEQPLRRSLERYYGAQAIELTKQWSPAEHGGRQLPYSTAEVEDAVRRGWSFEVREVHVDRFPGATGDGLVLPPAPTGMATMPAAMTGSATPTSAAFDAPGLAPVVLWMPMTRDPRVSITTLSQQEAFGIWVRTALLVGIVLSSPWIFYQIWTFVAAGLYAHERRWVWMFLPFSIGLFLAGVFLAFFFVFDFVLDYLLQFNQWLGLDPDPRITEWLSFVLILPLGFGIGFQLPLVMLFLERIGVVERETYTSHWRFAVLAIAIVSAVLTPADPYSMLFLALPLCLLYFGGIALCRWFGAADAPERRQLATKASQ
- a CDS encoding ISAs1 family transposase is translated as MATDTNAVLDMDVKSILEEFTDLPDPRSHINRLHLLGDLVVICIMAVIAGEEGPRAIGLWGKSNEGWLKGRLRLPNGVPAHDTIGRVLMALKPAAFQACFENWIRRLAANREGKEREIIAIDGKSLRRSHDRAAGLGPLCVVSAWAVRSGISLGQLATEQKSNEISFIPELLDAIDVKGSIVTIDAAGCQKAIAAKIIEVGGDYVLTLKGNQEALHEAVVECFDAHVENDFSSPGLRTHTETLNGHGRTDEITYCQMSVPADLPGKQHWKGMRTIGVAIRTSTQADKTTLDVRYSISSLRIGIKQFAASVRGHWGIENTLHWCLDVTFREDESRVRNRILADNIAWLKRFAISLLKQVNDTESIAMRRRMAGWNPAYLFKVLQIPA
- the apgM gene encoding putative 2,3-bisphosphoglycerate-independent phosphoglycerate mutase, whose protein sequence is MTEHDLIRELAEKNSTKIVMLVADGLGGLPLEPGGRTELETARTPNLDRLAARGTSGGSVPVLPGITPGSGPGHLGLFGYDPLAFKIGRGALEATGIGFELGPHDVAARGNFCTLDAAGLISDRRAGRIPSEESFKVVERLQGVKIDGVETFVKPVKEHRFVVIFRGPGLDGGVADTDPQAVGVVPLDPQPVTPAARRTADVAKEFVRQTRAILADEKKANGLVLRGFAAQPALPSYADLYGLKAAAIAVYPMYKGLARLVGMTLVGNAQSLDDQIAELEKAWQDYDFFFLHFKYTDSTGEDGAFDQKVKRIEELDAAIPRIEKLKPDVLIVTGDHSTPSRLKSHSWHPVPTLLVADTCRPDGLTGFSERDCLRGGFGIFPAKHLMLLAMAHALRFGKYGA
- a CDS encoding UPF0173 metal-dependent hydrolase, with protein sequence MPINLTWTGHATWLVDTGQGTLLVDPFFDECPTACMKAHDVACDAILVTHGHFDHVADLVAIATRTRAQVFCNWEIAQWLGKQGVDRVQPMNLGGSVAVPGGRAKMEIAHHSSSLPDGSYGGNPAGWLLDVGGVRVFIAGDTALFSDMERIGRPVQGRGLDVAVLPIGDLFTMGPDDAVEAVRLLKPKLALPSHYGTWPPIEQDAIAWARRVESAGLAAAKAPAVGEPITIG